The Serinus canaria isolate serCan28SL12 chromosome Z, serCan2020, whole genome shotgun sequence genomic interval AGTAAGTTATTGCATATTTATCACATTTATTTGCAACTCACATTAAGGCTAGGTTTACTAAAATGAATGACACATGTATAAGCTTCACTATGGGTTGCTTAATGAAGCAACCAATGTCTCTTATACTAAACCAACCTTTcactaagaagaaaaaattacacaGTAAACAGAGGGCAGCCAGCATCTCCTATTCACAGGACATGCTTCCATTGTTCTAAAAACTTCCTCTTGCCTGGGACAGGACTTCCCAAACAGATGACAGATGCTCCAAGTTCACTGTTTCATCAACATCCCCATTATTTCACAGAGCACTATCTATAACTAATTTATCTGAAAAGTCAACTTATTTATAAAAAGATTTCCACAGCCCGTTATTTAATTATGCCTTAGGAGAATCCTATTAGCTCCACAGGCAGTAGCAGCCTCAGGATATGATACAAACTTCTGCCTCACCATGAGTAAAGGCACTTTTGCTGGGAAATCAACTAAAATAGCACAAAGAAGTAACTAAAGATTCGTTTTCACCTGAAGCTGAATAATGTAACCTTCTCCAGCATTATCCTACCCTCTCAATTACTCTTCTTTGTCATTGTATGGCCTTTGGATACgttaaagaaaaaacaaaaaacaaaaacaaaagcaaaagaaaaaaaaaaaagtgagtcaAAGCTAGATTGAGCTATTTCACAATTTGGTCTTGAAAAACAAGGCCCTCAGAACCCTTGTCCTCCAGAAGGAGGAGATGCTGTAGTCCATTTCTCCTGTTGACTGATATAGAAGTTGAACACTCCCATGGCCAAAATTATTACAGCATTAGAGTTCCAAATCACCTGATGCCAGGCAGGTGAATAAACCAGGAGAAAGTTCTAAAGctatttctgaagaaaacactAGGTAGGGTACATGAAGTAGGGTGGTTGAAGGAAGACcaggattttggttttggatgACATATATGAGTTGCATAAAAACTCAGTGCATGTAGATACACTACAAGGGTGTAGTTCATTCAACCTATCAAGTTATCAATTACCTCTATTCTAGagaaaagttcatttttaaatCTGGGACATGCTTGCTATCACAAGCTGCTGtgacaaattatttcagtgcattTCTCTCCACTGCAACAGAGATGCTCAAAACCCACTGACCTGCGGGTGATGTAACAGCTCATCACCCCAGCTCTTACAGGTTTTTTGttcctcccctccatccccaccccatcTTTCATGTTTTGCTAAGAAAGCACTGTAGCTGAAAATGACTGAGGCTAGATCATTTAAATGCTAACTGCAAGTGCAATTCAATACTACTGGATATATACACAGCAGATACACTACACAAGAGATCTGAGGACAACAGCACAGGATACAATACTGAACACCCTTGGAATAGTTATTGGAAGCCTGATTAAGCTGTTCAGTGTCACACAATGCCTCTATTACCCATgcacctgcctccctcctcaGCAAGATCTACAGAGGCTTATTTACATTCAGTATAAATTCTACACAAGTTACCTCTCACAGATAAGTTTaagcttctcttttttcacaagcagctgctttgtAACTTCTTCTTAtgcagctgtgggcagtgcACAAGAGCTAAGTTAGACACTTTGAAGGGCTGAGTTTTACCCAGTTTGAGTGTCATTATCGAAGACCAGGGAAGAGTAAGTACAAAAAGTCAACATGCTATAGATGTGACTCAAGTACTAGTGATTGCCAGCCAACGAAAACTATCAGTGTGAAGGAGGGAAGGTAATTGAGACAAACAATCAGTACAGAGAAAGGATGACAGGCTGAGACTAGGTTTGAAATGTGCAACTTGGTTTCAAAATCACTAGGACAGAGGTGTCCTCTGAGAATTAGTTTCATTGCCACTGCGTAATATTGCAATGTTCTACAAAATAATGACAAACAAGTCTAATAATTTACATCAGAACAGTTAAAAGGTTAGCAAGCTGGTATACTCccaacagttaaaaaaaagtcaatgaCATTCTACAAAACACACGGCaagttacaataaaaaaaaattttaaaccacaaaaaaaaaccacaagtaAAAAGAATGCCCTCTAATGCACAGCTAGGAACAAGTGAACTGAACATTGGAAAGGTACTTTTGTGGACAAAGGCTAGACTGCATTTAAAGTGCAACACTCGACTATGCCACTCCCATACTGCAAAGAGAACAAACCCTTCCAAACCAGCAGTCAGTCCCTGCATTGcatttagaaacaaacaaacaaacaaacaaacaaaaaaaaaaaagaaaataaaaaactcctGAGAAAGAGTAAGGCTGGATAAGAAACCCCCTCAATTCCAACAGGCAATTCTTATTCTTAATAAGCTTGCTGTCAGAGGTCAAAACTTTTCATTATGGCATCATGGTCAAACTTGAAACTCAAGAAAGCTCTtgatgaaaaaacaaatttgtaATGGCCATTGCATGCCACAGAATGTCCATCTACATGTTCTGGCAGCGCGTCTTCGCTGGAGCAACACATCTCGTATGCTGCTtctgcttaaaaagaaaaaaaagtacgaaacaaattttaaatggGCAGTTGCCAATAAAAGAATCTATAACAACACAAAGCCATACctcaaaaaatatattcaattaatatttataaCAAAACCTGTATGTTTGGTCATAAGCAGAAGAAGGTGACTCAAACCAGCCATATTTACAAGCTGTCTAGAGGCTAGAATCAATCTTGAAATTCACTGCAATCTGGAAACACTTTCAACAGccacatacatatacatatattgTACACATATACTGTTTCATTTCTCAATAACCATTTCttaacaaggagaaaaaaaatggcactGTTTCCTGAGCAGTAAGTAAAGAGCTCTGtgcactgtgctgcagcttATTACTAGCAGGACAGAAAGCCTTAAAACACACTCAATTACCAGCAATGTGTTGACTCAGATGCTATTTTCCTAAACTAGCTTTTAGTTACTTTTTCACTCAGCCACCTGGTCTATCAGTCAGTCTAAACAATTAAAGAGAAGAATTGCAAAACCAACATGAAACAGtatctttttcatttaaaaacaaacaaaacctcagaCTACCTTGGAAAAACATGGCTTTATAAGATTTGGAAGGCTGGCATGAGGAAAAGCCCTCAACCATCATTAATCAGGTGCCTTCAGCCTGTAGCACAGGACAGTGGATAAAAATTCTGACTGCACTTGCCTGTTTCAAAGTTATCTTGAAGTCTTCTTGGATTAAGccttttttcacatttctggtGAAGAGAATGACCATACATTACACATTTTGATAAAGAAATGGCATTATACTTAAGTATCATCTAACAGGCATGCTGGTTTGCTTTGACACACCTCACGTCTGAATTATTTTACCTCTAACTCAGCATTAATTCTGTCACATTACTTGATGTAGCAAACATGCTTTAAATCCACAAGTCTTTCAGAATCATGCAACCTTTTAACAGTCactaaaacatttctaaaatgaaGACTTTTAGGGgaaaattctgaatattttctaaCTGTTTTAAGAAGGAAGGATCTTGCATATGATGGTATGTAATAAACATTGTGCATGTATAAGCCCACTCTTCAATGAGCTTGTCCCAAAAGAGGCAAGAGGAATGTATTTGCAAACATGCTGCTACTGCCAATTAAATTAAGCCTTAAAGACACAAACTCAAAACTCTCCAGGCAGGAAATTTTTAGCCCCAGGTATTGCTCTGTAAGTACACAGGtacaaaaaaatattgctttttgcACTCTCTGCCAATTAGGAGTTCCCTTGGTCTTTAAATTACATCAGAAAATTATCACTggacacaaaatatttaaacttcagAAGACTGACCATCATGAAAACacaagtgaaacagaaaaagagaaatatttagaaaagcTTGTGAAAAGCCTGCAAAGTAACTGCGGAGCATTAACAGTTATCTCCATGATGATCTTACAGATTACCATTACAGTTTCTTCCTATCCATCTAAATTTCTGGGCAGTCAATTCACTCTTCTACACTCAGACTCAAACATAACTAATAATTTCTTGCTGCAGTGAGGATTTTAGGACAAGTTTATGGTTTCTGTATGTTTACACTAATAAGAGAAAGAAGGCAATAACCACAAGTCAGAATGGGAAGAATCCAGTTTAAAGACTGTAAACAAGAAAAACTCAAGCCTAGACAagccagctgagctgcacacaGAACTGGGGGCTCACTGCTGCAAAAGAGTCAACAAAGTATACTGAAGAGCCATAAAAAACAGGGAATCAAAAGCACACTCTACTATAAGAGAGAGTACAGCCCAGTAAGTCAACCCCCCTGAGAACTGGACAAACACAATTACTAACTGCAAGGGAAAGTAAAACACAAACAGTGTGATACTGAAATTTACTAACGGCTGTAACCAGCTCTACTGTATGACTGAAAAACTATATGAGATTCTGGCATCCAAGCCAAGTCTGTGTCTCAACATTTTTtctggagagaagggaaataatAAGTATTTACATCACCACTTTCTAAGTGTTGCATAACAAAACCCCATGCTTACAGTAAGACATCACACATGAATAAATAAGATGTGTACTACACTGAGTTATTACTAGACACCACAGAAGGCTTTCACATGCAGGAACCTAGAAAGCTGCAGGATTGTGTACTGAAACAGCTGACAAATTTTCAACAGCTAAAATTACttctaaaatgcaaaatttgaaATTTAGTATGCTTGTTTATAGGTGAATATGCATACAAGGTAAGAAAGGTTATACATCTACAAGCTTGGATCAAATACTCTAACCAAACATACTCTTGATAGATAGATAGGCACTCTACTTTGTTTCAGCAGGACACTGTCCTGGACATTTGTTAAGTATTACTAGAACCTATTACTGACAGAGACACTGCATGTTTCTTACCAAGGTATGGTTTTGCTTAACTGGCTGACTGTGCAGTCCATTTGTTCGCTTCTTTTGGCTGGAAGTGTCTTGATTTTGCTTTCTGCCATTGCTCCTCAGGCTCTGACTCTGCTGTTAAGTCCAAAACAAGTAGAGGGAAGAGTTTAAATGGCAGAATTGGACATCATTGCATTGACATTTCCTACTTAGTAACTAAAACTTCCCTCCAAGTAACTTCAAAACATGtaaacaggttttgttttttctttttttcagaaaaactgaaGCCCACTGAAACTAATCAAGCATACACTCAAGCTACAGGGCCATCAACTGTTACTCATTCTCTCTTGCACTGAATATGACAGAATTATTACACAATTAATTCAGTTCAGTGAATATCCATGCACTGATGCAGATATACTAGAGATACCAGCAAAACAGCAAGTACTAATTACTATCTATACATGAAACAACACAATTGCTACCTGATACCACCACTTCTAGTGTGAGATAAATCAAAAAAATTCCCAAGAGTATTCCCCCACTCCcatgtttctatttttacattCTCTGGAGATGAAATTCACTGGTTTTGTCCTAGAGAGGAAACCCTTATGAACAAAGACATATGTTTTAAATAGTCCAGATGCATATGATTGCCTAAAAAAACCCTACCTTTACTTTTGAACCTTCAGACACCTCAGGATGATTATATGGCTTCTGTGGCTGTTTTGGCTTCCCCAAGTGCTCTCCTGAAAAGCCATCTGTAAACACCTGTTGACTACAGCGAAGTTTGGATCTAgtacaggaaaacaaagacagTTTACAACACAACTTCAAATCTACTGAGAGCAGAagacaaatatgaaaaaagttTCTGCTTTCTGAGAACAATCTGGAAGACAATCTAAAGTAACCTAGTATGGAAACTCTAATAATGCTCACAGCCATTTGCATCCTCCACAGACAAGAGGCCAAGACCACATTAACATTTGTCCTGTTGTTCTCAGCATTGGTGTTGCCCTGTCTCAAATTACTGAAGTCCTCTCACAGGTACTACAGGTTTCAACATTTCCTCTACCACTTTTCACTCAGCTGAATCTAAAGCCAGCAGGACATGTTCCCCTACTGATTCCCACAGGTTTTATCTAGTACTTCTTAGACTACTTTACAGTCCTGCTTTGGAGAGTCCTACATTTCCTGTGCAGAAGTGCCAAAAATATTGAACTTGAAGCACTGGAAGTTATCTACTTGCTTTagcttctgggttttttttattcccatAAACAAGACTGAGGAAATAATCTCACTTCTGACACCTGTGTATCAACACTTTAATTAACTTCTCACTTTACTTACAAGCCTATGATATACATCTatgttaatttttctgttatttatctGTTACTGGAACACAAATCcttggagaaagagaaaaggacgAGCAGTATTGTATATAATAGTCATTGTATAATAGTGTTACATTTGTACGACCAGTGTTTTGTAAGAAAGAATATAGAGATGTTAAACTGACCTGGTTCTTACCTAGCTTTTTCCAAGTTGGGCTTAGAGGGTGTGCTCCCTGCAGATGAAAAACCATTGTCACTGTCTGAGGAATCTCCATTCCTTCGGGAAATCCATTCCCTCAACGGCCTGTGAGCAAGGAGCAGTAGAACAAGATCTACTTACCAAAACAAATCTAAAGAATTTAAAGTTGTCTGAAAGACCCTGGCCTAGCATTTGCCTCATCTCAAACATACCTGATGAAGGGAATTGCCATAAAAAATTTGTTAGGTGCCAAACCCAGCTTGGACTTTGGGGTCATGTCATTTCTGTGGCATGGTAATTTGTCGATGGAAAACCACTCAATATTctagaaaaacaagaaataaaatcaaaataccCTCTATTGTAGCTGTAGCAGAATTTTACAAATGTGTATCAGCCACAACTATTTcccttaattaaaaaattaccaTGGAAGACTTAAATTAACGGGCCATAACAGTGTTTTTCACAAAAGGTTAATTAACTCTTCCGACTGCCACTACAGTAGCAGATGGTACAGCACAAAAATGCATGACATAGTACCTAAAATATGAAAGGTATTAATCTGCAACTAAATTCTGAATAAGAGTTTCataaacaaaccaaccaaaccacTGCACACAGAATGCCATACATAAATGTACAGGCtttgaataattttcaaaaactttttACTTAAAGTGTGATCAATACTGGACCACCAATACCCATTCAAAAGTAAGAAGGGTGTTTAGTTTGACAGTAagtttcaggttttgttttaaaaagaaaaaaaaaggtgatagGATTTCTGTTATTGTTTATATATTATAGTTTTCATAGTTAAAACTGTATATTTAGCAGAATGGGGAACTGTCGCTATGGGACACGAAAGAACACAGGTGCTCTCAGGagcacactgctgctctcaaggtgaagagcaaaaaggggaagtttattttctgactttaaCATTtacagttttccaaaagtgacagtggattggagggtgacagtgacacctctctaatgacactggacaaaccaagAGTCTAccaagtttctcctcctccataaaagaatgcaaaacaatgtgttatttacagagagtgtgtgagaaagttctctacaagaatgtcaacatcagaaggcttagaaaatcttaaaaaatcagggagaCATCAAACAAACTGAAGAAGTCTTCAATACAGTTCTACATGGAGTATTAAAACCAGCCTGCCTGATGGCATTAGATCAGATGAAGACAAAGCTTCAAAACTGTCGCTGCAAGAACTCTTCAACATTCCCACACATACGGTTTTACAAAGTACCATATTtactgcatatttttaaaaaccctcaAATTTCATcttatgtaatatttttaaaaaccaggTCTCTAATGTAAGAAATTAAGTCCTGTCcagtcaaatattttctttatttagaaaGCAAGATGCCATGTTTAGTGACACAATCCACATGGAAATATAGCTGTTTTGAACTGAACtgccacaaaggaaaaaaatattcaaacttCAAAGATTACAGATACCACTGACAAAGGTTCCAAGTTGCTACCTGAGCCTTTGTCTTTTGCTTTCACAATACCTTTTAAAAGCCTAATGGTACACAATACATCCAAAATAGTTCCCTTTTTCTGTCCCCTTCCCAACTTCCTCCTTAAAATATACTATCttttaatctgaaaatattagacatgaaagaaagaaaataatcattAGTTTGTTCTTTTGATATGTAGGCTTTTGCAAGTGCCAAACAAATAATTACAACTTGAGAATATATAGCTACATTTGAATCTGTAACTAGGAAtaatatgaaattattaatatatacACCACCTACGAGAAGAACTGTACTTTAGCAGCATGCTTGTCTTTTCATGATGAATGGAGATGTCAGACAGATGGTCAAGTATCAGACTTGCAGGTGAGCTGCAAGAAGTCAACACAGAACCCTACAGTGAAGAGATGCCACTGGTACCTAGCATTTAAGGTGTTCATTGTGCTTAGTGGGTTCATTATTTTACACACTTCTGGCTTTAAGAAGCAACTTCTGCAACATTCCTATAGATTCAGACAACGTAGCACATACCCGAATTTCCCTTCTAGTTTTGGGGTTGAATTTCGTGTTCTTGGGAACTCCAGGAATGATGTACAGCCGTGCTAACTGATCATTGATTCGCAGCTCAATATAGTCCTCTTTGCAGATATAATCTTTTATGTCAAACCCAGTTTCTTCAAACACCTGAGAAGTATTTAGATGAAattagtgtgtgtgtgtgtgtgtgtgtattcagAGTTATCCTTTTGCTATCTATTACCACAAGTGAAGGAATGACTATTTTTCAGATATATCCATGAAAGGTGCTGGGAAAAACACATAGAGGTTtgctcagaaacaaaaaaattatctacatgctttaaatttctctgaaattgaAACAATTTCTATTACACCTTCCTGTAGCAACTTATTAATATGGATGGGGTTAGTCCTCATCAACTTCTGAGGTACTACTGAACTCTGTAGGCACTGCCAAGCGAAGACCTCTTCAATTAGATTTTACACAGATGAATCTTACGGTTTCAGATCTGTGCTGACTGCAGTGAAAGAAGttaaaagatttatttcagatataaaataaattgtcaGTCTATCCACAACGATAATCTAACCGATCGGAATAAAGATGGTAACAATAGTACTGTTCACTAGTGAAATCTAAATAGATTTTTCAAATTAACAACACcattgaaagatttttttttcccaatgtaACTGTGCCCCCTTTAATTTGCTGGCATAACTTGAAGTAAAGAGGAAGATACACTTCATGCATCTCCTTCTTGAAGTAGCTATCTAGTTTATCCTTGATAAGTCTActtaaaacaagcaaaccaaaaaaacaacaaaaccctgTGATTTCTTAGATCCTGATTCAGTCCAATTGAAGAACACTAAATGCATCATACTACCTTCCctcatcttcattttctccctCAAAAACTCCAGATGTTTTATGCTGAATGAACAGTGAATTTGTACCAGTAATATTCTTTTACAAGCCATTTTGAATACGCAGCTTCACTACATATCTAAGTCTCCAGGAGCAataaaaacagattattttatttttcagattttacttGCAATATACATTGATTATTGTTcctgaaaataactgaaaaatagcataactgaaaaatagaaaagtaaagTTCTTTACAATTTTTTACATGAAATTCTAAAACCTCCAACTCAGCTCTCTAACCTCTTTACACAGACCAGTGTACATAAGCTAAATTCCCATTTCTCCACATTTTTACAGTTATGGTGACCCTTGAAATTAGTACACCAAAAGTCATAAATACATAAGATCTCCCAAGCACCACAAGTAATACTTAAATGTAAATTCACAGTTCAGCAGAGAACTTTAAAAATAGTACTCGCTTCATTTAGCACATTAGTGCAAAAGAATGTGaaacaaactattttttttttgttttattttaatatataaccTCAACCTTGCTTACCATTTTGGAACTCAGAAAGGCACCAGAAGATGACTGCAAGAAGAAACTATTTATTCACATGATTTCAATAACAGGATTACCTAAGTAAAGTGCCTTTTCACCCAACACATACACCCTGATTTCAGCAAAATTTCACTTCTTTATCTTAAAGGAGTTGATGTAACTTACCTCTCTAGCAGCACAGTCATGAGGTGCCTCTTCTTTGTTTACTTTCCCTTTTGGAAATCCCCAACCAGATTTTGCTAAATAGCCCTGAACCAAAAGAACCTACAAAATACAAGGGAATGAAACTGTCAAACATGCAGGTGTTCTAACCAATTTCATTAAATGTCTTCCCTCCAACATCCCCTTGTTCTCCAAAAGAATATGTTAGCCTCAAGGAAGGAAACCATTAGGTTTTCTGTGTTCTAGCAAGAATggtgaaatattttacagaatcaTGTaactcagaataaaaaaataaaatctctgaaGGAAAGTATGCAGCAGTGTGTTTACTGACTCACATATTATATTTCTGTACACAGCCACCGATATCAAATAACTGTCAGATCTCTGCGAATCTGACAGGGAATGTaaatttcttcagaagaaaaatgtaaacaacAAAGAATTACTTCTGCCAGAATACTCCATCCCTCCCTCTAGACAGTCCTTCACAACTATTTCCATACTTACATTTTCAAGTGTCTCATCAAGGATAATTGCACCATAGGTTGGAACTCCCATTTTGTATTCTTTCCACTCATCTAAAACCTTTTGTACATCTTCACCTTGAGGCAGTAAAAAGGGGCAGTGATTGAAAAGTATAGCAGCATGTTAAGGAAGATAAACTTAAGCAGCCAGTTCCAAAATACATACCAAATACAAAAGATATTCACTCCAAATTTAGAGTAAACACTCCCTCCTTTAAGTCCTTTCAAGGTAAGAGtctcttggaaataaaaaaatattacaagtAATCCACTACCAAACACTGAAAGTCAGAGTGCATCAAGTAATTCAGCAATTCCTATACAAAGCAATctaaataaatggaaaaaaaccaaaaaacaaaaaccccaaaccaaccaaccaaggCTAATTGTTTGAAGGgaggtaatttaaaaaaaaaaagcaaccccaAAACAGTTACATTGAATATGTATTAtttgcaaacacattttcttaattttgaagtgagcaagacaaaaa includes:
- the DCP2 gene encoding m7GpppN-mRNA hydrolase isoform X2, with the protein product METKRAEIPSSVLDDLCSRFILHIPSEERDNAIRVCFQIELAHWFYLDFYMQNTPGLPQCGIRDFAKAVFNHCPFLLPQGEDVQKVLDEWKEYKMGVPTYGAIILDETLENVLLVQGYLAKSGWGFPKGKVNKEEAPHDCAARENIEWFSIDKLPCHRNDMTPKSKLGLAPNKFFMAIPFIRPLREWISRRNGDSSDSDNGFSSAGSTPSKPNLEKARSKLRCSQQVFTDGFSGEHLGKPKQPQKPYNHPEVSEGSKVKQSQSLRSNGRKQNQDTSSQKKRTNGLHSQPVKQNHTLKCEKRLNPRRLQDNFETEAAYEMCCSSEDALPEHVDGHSVACNGHYKFVFSSRAFLSFKFDHDAIMKSFDL
- the DCP2 gene encoding m7GpppN-mRNA hydrolase isoform X1 translates to METKRAEIPSSVLDDLCSRFILHIPSEERDNAIRVCFQIELAHWFYLDFYMQNTPGLPQCGIRDFAKAVFNHCPFLLPQGEDVQKVLDEWKEYKMGVPTYGAIILDETLENVLLVQGYLAKSGWGFPKGKVNKEEAPHDCAAREVFEETGFDIKDYICKEDYIELRINDQLARLYIIPGVPKNTKFNPKTRREIRNIEWFSIDKLPCHRNDMTPKSKLGLAPNKFFMAIPFIRPLREWISRRNGDSSDSDNGFSSAGSTPSKPNLEKARSKLRCSQQVFTDGFSGEHLGKPKQPQKPYNHPEVSEGSKVKQSQSLRSNGRKQNQDTSSQKKRTNGLHSQPVKQNHTLKCEKRLNPRRLQDNFETEAAYEMCCSSEDALPEHVDGHSVACNGHYKFVFSSRAFLSFKFDHDAIMKSFDL